Genomic segment of Syntrophales bacterium:
GGCAGGACGGGATCGGCGTTGTGCTCGATGACGGCTCCCAGGCGGTATAGACCGTCCTCCCGGAGCATCGCCTCGCGGCTCTTCCAGTCCGGCACCGCTCCAGAACTGTCGAAGATAAGGTTGTAGGAGGCCGATGCCGGATCGTCGATGCAGAGGGTCTCCGGCGTGATCCGCCGGTAGGGGAGCCGGATCCATGGGACGTCCTCCGGCTCCGCGTATCCGAAAGCCCGATGGATGCGGAAAATCCCCGCCGGCGCTTTCCCGTCGCCCTCCCGCTTCCGCGGCTCTTCCTCTTCCGCCAGGGGATGGATCCCCCGCCCCCAGGCGAGGCCGTGCTTTCCAAGCATGACGGGCATGTCGCCGGGCTCGACGTACCAGGCCGAGCGCGGATTCACCCGGGAGCAGAGCCGGAGCGTGCCTTCCGTCGCTTTCCATCCCCCGGTCCTCACGACCAGGGCCTGCCGGCACTTCCACGGCCAGGCGTCCCCGAGACGCTCCATCTCAAGGCAGGCGGGGGTGGCAGGGGGGCGGATGTCAGCCATGGAATTCTCCTTCGTTCCGAATGCCTTTACGACAACCGGCCCCGGCCGTCCAGTCGCGAAATTCTCCAATAAAAAACTTCCCAATGAAAAAATGCGACAAGCCCTCGTCGTCTCGATGTTGAATGAAGAGATTTATGGAGAGAGTATTAAGCGGACTGCATGACTGAATGGCGGGAGAATTCGATTATCTGGAAATGATGTCATGATGCTGATGAAAACGTAATGACAATGATGGTTCTGCATGATATGGTCCGGCAACTCCTCAAAATAGACCAAACCGCCCCTGATTCTTCATGGAGAAAGATAAGCTCATCATGCAGAAACGAGGGCTTCAAAAGTCTGCAGAGATACTATTAGAAGAATATTCGGAATTTGTCCAGGGAATGTGTAATTATATTATTATGATAAGTCTATAGGTCCACGTCTGCTCACACGACGCTCTGACCTGCTGTTAACATGACTGATATTGAGCCCGCAAGCCACGTTAGGAAGGTAGAGTATCTCATATATTTAAAGTGATATATAATTGAGGTCACAATGGATTACATCGCACATGATAAGCAGTCATTAAAAGATCATCTCGAAGGTGTTGCTAAACTCGCAAAAAAGCACGCTGAAAAAATTGGGATGAAAGAATATGGAGAACTTCTCGGACTTCTTCATGATTTCGGAAAATACAGTAGTAAGTTTCAGAAATACATAGGAGATTCTATTAGAAAGAATGATCCCGAATTCAATCCTGACGAAGACGAAGATTTTGAAGATCCTACAGGCAAGAGAGGGAAAATCGATCATTCTACAGCCGGTGCCCAATATCTTACTCAATATCTTAATGACAAGAATACTTCATCCAATGCCCATAAAATCGTCGGGCAAATCCTTTCCCTTTGCTTAGTGTCACATCACTCAGGACTTATCGATTGTATTAAGACTGGCAACAAAGGGACATGGGATTCCTATTCCGAGCGCTTATCAAAGGATTATGAAAAAACACACGTAGTCGAATGTACAAAGTCGTCCGATAAGGAGATATTGAATAGGATAAGCAACCTGCTTGCGGATCAATCCTTCACAAAGCCATTCGAGAAAATGTGCTGCAATATCGTGTGCTTATCTTCAGAGAAAAGTCCTACTTCTGTGATCGCTCAATTCCAGTTAGGATTGCTTGTAAGATTTTTGTTCAGTGCATTGATTGATGCCGACCGTCAGGATTCGGCCGATTCAGGGAATCCTAAGAATAAAAAGTATCGTCTCTGCGGAAATTATAAAAATTGGGATATTTTAATCAAGAGGCTTGAAAGAGAGTATAAGACTTTTAAAGTAAAAAAGCGTGTTGATGAAGTTCGTAATGACGTAGCTGAACATTGTCTTCACGCTGCAACAAGATCAAAAGGCTTGTTTACTTTAACAGTCCCCACGGGCGGGGGAAAAACACTCGCCAGTCTTCGTTTTGCGTTACTCCATGCAAAAAAGCACGATATGGATCGAATTTTCTATATAATCCCGTTTACAACCATCATTGATCAGAACGCACAAGTCGTTAGAAGGATTTTGGAGCCGGATGGGTTTGCGGAAGATGCTGGTAAAATCGTGCTTGAGCATCACTCGAACATTGGATCCGATGCACAAAGCTGGAAAGAAAAGCTGCTGACAGAAAATTGGGATGCACCGGTAATATTTACTACAATGGTTCAGTTTCTAGAGGTGCTTTTCGGGGCAGGTAATCGAGGTGCGAGAAGGATGCATCGGTTGGCCAAGTCGGTAATAATTTTTGACGAGATTCAGACCCTGCCGTTACATTGTGTCCATCTTTTCAACAATGCAATCAATTTTCTCGTTGATCAATGTGGCAGCACGGTTGTTCTCTGCACGGCCACGCAGCCTCTTCTTGGGACCGTTGATAAAAAGAAAGGAAGCTTAAACCTTTCCCAGAAGAATGAATTGATGCCCGACGTTAGCAGGTTGTTTACCGATCTGAAGAGGGTTTCTGTTCATGATTGCCGAAATGCGACCGGATGGACTTACCATGATATTGCAGCGCTTTCCGTTGAACGGGTCAAGACGGATGGGAATTGCCTTGTCGTGGTCAACACAAAGAAAGCGGCAGAGAGAATTTTCAAGGAAGGGGGAAATGAATATTTTGAGGCATTTCATTTAAGTACGGGAATGTGCCCTGTGCACCGAAAGCAAATGCTTGATGTAATTCACCAAAAGCTGAAAGAGGAAATGCCGATCCTATGTGTCAGCACACAGTTAATTGAAGCCGGTGTAGATATAGATTTTCGTTCAGTTGTTCGACTGTTAGCAGGGCTTGACTCCATAACGCAAGCTGCCGGCCGCTGCAATCGGCAGGGAAGTCCG
This window contains:
- a CDS encoding CRISPR-associated endonuclease Cas3'' — its product is MDYIAHDKQSLKDHLEGVAKLAKKHAEKIGMKEYGELLGLLHDFGKYSSKFQKYIGDSIRKNDPEFNPDEDEDFEDPTGKRGKIDHSTAGAQYLTQYLNDKNTSSNAHKIVGQILSLCLVSHHSGLIDCIKTGNKGTWDSYSERLSKDYEKTHVVECTKSSDKEILNRISNLLADQSFTKPFEKMCCNIVCLSSEKSPTSVIAQFQLGLLVRFLFSALIDADRQDSADSGNPKNKKYRLCGNYKNWDILIKRLEREYKTFKVKKRVDEVRNDVAEHCLHAATRSKGLFTLTVPTGGGKTLASLRFALLHAKKHDMDRIFYIIPFTTIIDQNAQVVRRILEPDGFAEDAGKIVLEHHSNIGSDAQSWKEKLLTENWDAPVIFTTMVQFLEVLFGAGNRGARRMHRLAKSVIIFDEIQTLPLHCVHLFNNAINFLVDQCGSTVVLCTATQPLLGTVDKKKGSLNLSQKNELMPDVSRLFTDLKRVSVHDCRNATGWTYHDIAALSVERVKTDGNCLVVVNTKKAAERIFKEGGNEYFEAFHLSTGMCPVHRKQMLDVIHQKLKEEMPILCVSTQLIEAGVDIDFRSVVRLLAGLDSITQAAGRCNRQGSPETGKVFIINCIEENLTHLDAIRIGQEKSNRVLDDYREQPEKYGGDIIGPEMLKWYYQNYFFDRKNVMDYPFDEFRKDTLLQLLSTNENAVGDFQRANKTKPLINLRQSFMTAAKHFKSIEAPTQSVIIQYGEDGRNLVSQLCASFNVEKQYPLIKRAQHYSVNLYPHEFEKLVQENALYRVQEGMEIYYLDVQYYSKKTGLSLVPVEEGEQFKNEYIA
- a CDS encoding L,D-transpeptidase family protein; the protein is MADIRPPATPACLEMERLGDAWPWKCRQALVVRTGGWKATEGTLRLCSRVNPRSAWYVEPGDMPVMLGKHGLAWGRGIHPLAEEEEPRKREGDGKAPAGIFRIHRAFGYAEPEDVPWIRLPYRRITPETLCIDDPASASYNLIFDSSGAVPDWKSREAMLREDGLYRLGAVIEHNADPVLPGAGSCIFLHRRRGPASPTEGCTALSAEDLERVLRWLESDAQPVLIQLPDEEYEKRRAPWSLP